One Acidimicrobiia bacterium DNA window includes the following coding sequences:
- the cpaB gene encoding Flp pilus assembly protein CpaB — MGSRRTLILIVAVVVGLLSAFALYTYVGGIEDNANRNVERVEMFKIVQDIPKGTFGDEAFAQGLIEQDIISKEYLPATAITDPRQIEGLVAISDLPANAIVVGNNFVSQAESLSSFSSLLKNNEVAITISVDQVHGVAALLVPGDFVNMLVNSDLQGAASVYSRPARFLYQKIQILAVGQDRKLEPGETAVTTPDGSPVATGISSGLITFAVPAEAAQRIASVAGSDFYLTLVPKDYQPTPLPPLDTAAPLPGEAPGQVTPYGPEGRPPS, encoded by the coding sequence GTGGGTTCTCGACGGACTTTGATTCTGATAGTGGCGGTTGTGGTGGGGCTCTTGTCGGCCTTTGCCCTCTACACTTACGTCGGCGGTATTGAAGACAACGCCAACCGCAATGTTGAGCGAGTCGAGATGTTCAAGATCGTTCAGGACATTCCTAAAGGAACCTTTGGCGACGAAGCCTTTGCCCAGGGTCTCATTGAACAGGACATCATCTCCAAGGAGTACCTCCCGGCTACGGCCATCACCGATCCGCGTCAGATCGAGGGCTTGGTGGCCATCTCAGACTTGCCTGCCAATGCGATTGTGGTCGGAAATAATTTTGTGTCCCAGGCCGAATCTCTCTCGTCGTTCTCGAGTCTTCTGAAGAACAACGAAGTGGCCATCACGATATCGGTCGATCAGGTTCATGGAGTGGCGGCACTACTCGTGCCCGGTGACTTCGTGAACATGCTGGTGAACTCGGACCTCCAAGGTGCCGCATCCGTCTACTCCCGGCCGGCCCGCTTCCTCTACCAGAAGATTCAGATTCTCGCCGTGGGTCAGGACCGTAAACTTGAGCCCGGTGAGACTGCCGTTACCACTCCGGACGGATCTCCTGTGGCGACCGGGATTTCCTCGGGCCTGATTACCTTCGCAGTGCCTGCCGAGGCTGCCCAACGCATAGCCTCAGTGGCCGGATCGGACTTCTACCTCACATTGGTCCCCAAGGATTATCAGCCCACTCCTCTTCCGCCTCTTGACACCGCGGCGCCATTACCGGGCGAGGCTCCCGGTCAGGTGACGCCCTATGGCCCCGAAGGGCGTCCGCCCTCCTAG
- the rpsA gene encoding 30S ribosomal protein S1, which yields MPREIAFDDLGGAFGDAIDGTLVSVEDGQLVEGTVVKVDRDEVLLDIGYKSEGVIPSRELSIRNDVDPHEIVALGDKIEALVLTKEDKEGRLVLSKKRAQYERAWGDIERVKEEDGVVTGPVIEVVKGGLIVDIGLRGFLPASLVELRRVRDLQPYIGKMVEAKIIELDKNRNNVVLSRRGWLEETQKEQREDFLANLKPGEVRDGVVSSVVNFGAFVDLGGMDGLIHVSELSWKHVDHPGSVVAVGDEVSVQVLEVDLERERISLSLKATQQDPWQEFATSHQAGELVYGRVTKLVPFGSFVQVGEGIEGLVHISEMSAHHVELPEQVVTPGEELWVKIIDLDLQRRRISLSIKQAAEGGVVAAEYQDHFGEQMYDSEGNYVGPAIEHSEEAEAAWAEYFVDSAAPTEAASVVEVDDVSE from the coding sequence ATCCCGCGTGAGATCGCCTTCGACGACCTCGGCGGCGCCTTCGGGGACGCCATCGACGGCACCCTCGTATCAGTGGAGGATGGCCAACTCGTAGAAGGCACCGTGGTCAAGGTGGACCGGGACGAGGTCCTGCTGGATATCGGCTACAAGTCCGAGGGAGTGATCCCCAGCCGCGAGTTGTCGATTCGCAACGACGTCGACCCACACGAAATCGTGGCGCTGGGCGACAAGATCGAGGCGCTCGTTCTCACCAAGGAGGACAAGGAGGGTCGCCTCGTCTTGTCTAAGAAGAGGGCCCAGTACGAGCGGGCCTGGGGAGATATCGAGCGCGTCAAGGAAGAAGATGGCGTCGTCACCGGTCCGGTTATTGAGGTCGTGAAGGGTGGCCTGATCGTCGACATCGGACTACGCGGCTTCCTCCCCGCCTCTCTCGTGGAGCTCCGTCGGGTGCGGGACCTGCAGCCTTACATCGGGAAGATGGTCGAAGCGAAGATCATCGAACTCGACAAGAACCGCAACAACGTCGTCCTGTCTCGACGGGGGTGGCTGGAGGAGACCCAGAAGGAGCAACGCGAAGACTTCTTGGCCAATCTGAAGCCGGGTGAGGTGCGTGATGGCGTCGTATCCAGCGTCGTGAACTTCGGTGCGTTCGTCGACCTGGGAGGTATGGACGGCCTGATCCATGTATCTGAACTTTCATGGAAGCACGTGGACCACCCCGGTTCGGTCGTTGCGGTCGGCGACGAGGTGAGCGTCCAGGTACTTGAGGTCGATCTCGAGCGTGAACGGATCAGCCTGTCCCTCAAGGCCACGCAGCAGGATCCATGGCAGGAGTTCGCCACATCCCATCAGGCCGGGGAACTCGTGTACGGCCGGGTCACCAAGTTGGTGCCCTTCGGCTCCTTTGTGCAGGTGGGGGAAGGGATCGAAGGCCTCGTGCACATCTCAGAGATGTCGGCTCATCACGTGGAACTGCCGGAGCAGGTCGTGACTCCCGGCGAGGAGCTGTGGGTCAAGATCATCGATCTGGACCTCCAGCGTCGCCGCATCAGCCTCTCGATCAAGCAGGCCGCGGAGGGCGGCGTGGTGGCGGCGGAGTACCAGGATCATTTTGGGGAACAGATGTACGACAGCGAAGGCAACTACGTCGGCCCCGCCATCGAGCACTCCGAGGAAGCTGAGGCGGCCTGGGCCGAGTATTTTGTGGATTCCGCCGCGCCGACCGAGGCTGCGTCGGTGGTCGAAGTTGACGACGTCTCGGAGTAG
- a CDS encoding class I SAM-dependent methyltransferase codes for MPDRSDPGLHHVTAPDHWFEPLADHLGAAYLRYSFTKGTSQEVEFLVDVLDLEPGMRVLDVGCGPGRHAHALAARGIEVVGVDISQRFVDIAIAAEMPGATFRRADGRSLTFVAEFDAAISLCQGAFGLTGGPGAPLDGDGAVLNGMARALRPGGRLAVSAFSAYFQVRFLEESDTFDAAAGVNHEWTEVRDEQGRAVEVELWTTCFTPRELRLLASANGLRVEHMWSVAPGAYARSEVSVDAPELLLVAARP; via the coding sequence TTGCCAGATAGATCGGACCCAGGGCTACACCACGTGACGGCACCGGACCACTGGTTCGAGCCGCTGGCCGATCATCTCGGCGCCGCGTATCTGCGTTACTCCTTCACGAAGGGCACCAGCCAGGAAGTGGAGTTTCTGGTGGATGTGCTCGATCTCGAGCCGGGCATGCGGGTGCTCGACGTGGGGTGTGGCCCGGGCCGTCATGCCCATGCCCTGGCGGCTCGGGGGATCGAGGTGGTGGGTGTCGATATCAGCCAGCGATTCGTGGACATCGCCATAGCGGCCGAAATGCCCGGCGCCACCTTCCGGCGGGCTGATGGCCGATCGCTGACCTTTGTGGCCGAGTTCGACGCCGCCATCTCGTTATGCCAGGGCGCCTTTGGCCTCACCGGAGGACCGGGGGCTCCCCTCGACGGGGATGGGGCGGTCCTCAACGGGATGGCTCGGGCGCTGCGTCCGGGGGGTCGGCTAGCGGTTTCCGCCTTCTCGGCGTATTTCCAGGTCCGATTTCTGGAGGAGAGCGACACCTTCGACGCGGCGGCGGGGGTCAATCATGAGTGGACGGAGGTGCGGGATGAACAGGGTCGGGCGGTGGAAGTTGAGCTCTGGACAACCTGTTTCACTCCCCGGGAACTTCGGCTACTGGCCTCGGCGAATGGTCTGCGAGTGGAGCACATGTGGTCGGTTGCCCCTGGTGCCTACGCCCGTTCGGAGGTCTCCGTGGATGCCCCCGAGCTGCTCTTGGTGGCCGCTCGGCCGTGA